From Chaetodon trifascialis isolate fChaTrf1 chromosome 1, fChaTrf1.hap1, whole genome shotgun sequence, one genomic window encodes:
- the LOC139331569 gene encoding mesoderm posterior protein 1-like, with amino-acid sequence MDTSSVPLLSYSLQYPWSSDSDLSSISSPETLSPVPSMDSSLSPSYQQLPQSTPKAAKTGYSQSLKSPPCSLSGRGRKTGRSTRTRSKQRESASEKEKLRMRDLTKALHHLRSYLPPSVAPAGQTLTKIETLRLTIRYISYLSAQLGLSEEMLFQRREQGDTSASDTSSPDILSYFQHSTMGRQEAQLQNQSLNQGLYSTQCYSQNTMLHSGSCSFGMDQYNEAPQTDMSMDTILQSPPEIQPSCQMCGKDFCMPLVPREYWG; translated from the exons ATGGATACCTCCTCAGTCCCTCTGCTCAGCTACAGCCTGCAGTACCCGTGGAGCTCTGATTCGGACCTCTCTAGCATCTCTTCTCCAGAAACCCTCTCCCCTGTCCCCTCTATGGACTCCAGCCTCTCTCCCTCCTACCAGCAGCTGCCACAGTCCACTCCTAAGGCAGCTAAGACTGGATATTCCCAGAGCCTCAAATCCCCACCCTGCTCCCTGTCTGGACGTGGCCGGAAGACGGGCCGATCCACCCGGACCCGCAGCAAGCAGAGGGAGAGTGCCAGCGAGAAGGAAAAGCTGAGGATGAGGGATCTGACCAAGGCTCTGCATCACCTTCGGTCCTACCTCCCGCCTTCGGTGGCCCCCGCCGGGCAGACTCTGACAAAGATAGAGACCCTCCGCCTCACCATCCGCTACATCTCCTACCTGTCGGCCCAGCTGGGCCTCAGCGAGGAGATGCTGTTTCAGAGGAGGGAACAAGGAGACACCTCGGCCAGTGACACCTCCTCTCCTGACATCCTCAGCTACTTCCAGCACAGCACCATGGGAAGGCAGGAGGCCCAGCTGCAGAACCAGAGCCTGAACCAGGGCCTGTACTCAACCCAGTGCTACAGCCAGAACACCATGCTGCATTCTGGGAGCTGTAGTTTTGGAATGGATCAGTACAATGAAGCTCCGCAGACAGACATGAGCATGGACACCATCCTGCAATCACCTCCAGAAATACAGCCCTCCTGTCAG ATGTGTGGCAAAGACTTCTGCATGCCGCTGGTTCCCAGAGAGTATTGGGGTTAA